The following is a genomic window from Strix aluco isolate bStrAlu1 chromosome 27, bStrAlu1.hap1, whole genome shotgun sequence.
CCCGGGGGGCTTTCGCTGTCGCTCCTCGCCCTCCTCGGCCCCACCACGTTTCCCTCGAGCTCCGGGTCAGGAGCTCGCCCTGCCCTGGGCTCCCCGCAGGGAGCAGCTGTGCCCCGGCGTGGAACCGGAgggtccccccctccccgtgcccctGCGGTGGGTGTCAGGGCCGGGCGTTCGCCGCGCTGGCGGCCCCGGTCCCCGCCGGTGGCTGATCCTGGTGCCTCTTCTCCCCTCCgcagaaatggaaacaaacaacCATTTTAACTTCACTGGCCTTTCCTCTGCACCCGCTGCCTCAGGACCGAAACCCACGCCTGCCTCAGGGGACAGCCCCTTCGCCCACGGCTCCCCACTCAGCTTCCCCCCGCAAGGGAAAAGTAAGTGTCCGCGCGGGGCCGGCGCAGCCCGGGGTCGTGgggacggcggggccgggggtcTGTCGCGCGCCCACCGTCGCCTTGGCCTAGAAAAGCGGCGGCGCCGGCGCAGGGTCCCCGCGTGGATTTGGCGGGTCAGCTGATCCGGCGCAGCCCTGCCAAGCGCTGGACTAATCCCCGGCACCCTGCAACCTCGGCCCGACGCCGCCGGAGCCCCACGGCGGGGCCGCTTTCGCCGAGCTgcgctggggggggggtctcGGGGGCGCAACCGCCCAGCTCTGCCCGGGTGATGAtcgcgccggggcgggggggcaccggcggggctgggggcttaATGGTCTCTGGGCCGCATCGTCCGTCTGTCCTCAAACCCTCTCGTCCGCCGCCGGCGGGGCCTCGGTGCGAGGGGGGGCGTCGAGAAaggcccccgccgcgccgctgACCCGTCTCTGCTCTGGCTCCCTCGCAGGTCTGAACGGGGGCATGAATGTCAATGGCTTCTCTACTGTATCTCACCCCAGTACTTCAGGGACCTTCGCCCCAGCTCGCCGCCCGCCGGCACGCCGCCCCTCCGCCCCTACGACTGCCTCTGGGACTACGCGCCGtacccgcccgccgccggcctcAAGGAcggcagcccccccgccccccgctctCCGGCCTCGGACAGTTCCCACTCAACGGCGTGGCCGGGGGGTCCCGGCCGGCGTCCCCGGGGCACGGCACTAACCTGCGGGGGGCCGGGCAGGAGTTCTGGGGCAACGGCACCCCCGGCCCCATGGGGCTGAACTTCGACTCGCAGGAGCTGTACGACTCCTTCCACGACCAGAGCTTTGAGCTGATGCCGAACGGGCCGGCCGGCTTCTACACGGCTGCCCAGCCCTCCCCCATGCTGGGCTCCGGCTCCCAGCCCTTCTCGCTGCCGCCGGACGAGCCGGGCGCCGGCGATGGAGACGCCGATGCCGCAGCCAAAGAGCTGCCCCCCGCCATCGCGGAGAACGGGGCGGGCTGGTGGGCagcctggagctggaggaggcgcAGCCAGGTAGGAGCGCGGCGCTGCCGGGTCCTGGAGGGGAGTTGGGTGTCGCGCTCCCCGGGGCGGCCCGACCCCCCCGACCCGCCTGCCCCGTGTCCCGGCTGAGGTTTGGCCTCTCACAGCTCAGAGCGAGCGCTGGGATCTCGTTAAACCGGGCCGGATGCAGCCCGCGGCGTAACCGCTCGGCGTGTTCCCCCGgggtgggggctgggggctgcggggggctgggggctgggggggaggccCAGCAGCCAACCACCCCGGCGCGGGGAATGGCGGCGGCTCGTGCTGGGCGATGCCCTGGGGTGGGGGTGGCCGGGCCGCGGGCTCTGTCGCCGTCCCGTCCCGCAGCCGCGGGGTCTGTTTTCGGTCGGTTTTTCCCTTTAGACTTGAAGATCTGCGGCTACAACGGGTCTGTCCCCGGCGCGGTGccgctggggcaggaggggcctGTCCTGCCCCCCGGCGTGGGCAGCGGCTGCCTGGGGGACACGTCGCCCATCGCCCCACGCCTGGAGGACACCCCCATCCTCAGCGAAGACCCCCTGGAGCCCTTCGAGTCCCTGGCGCGAGGTACGGGGGTGCTGcccgctgggctggggggggcaaTGTGGGGCGggaagggcagctgcctgcacccggCTGCCTGTGCcggcacccagccctgctccgtCCCCTTGGGGGTGGcggtggccgtggccgtggcggAGGGGTGGCGGGTGGGCCGTGGCAGTGGCCGTGGCGGAGGGATGGCGGTGGCCGTGGCGGTGGCCGTGGCGGAGGGATGGCGGTGGCTGTGGCGGTGGCGGTGGCCGTGGCGGAGGGATGGCGGTGGCGGAGGCTCCGTGGTGGCCGCGGCgcaggcagccctgggcaggCGCTGCGGGCAGGGGCGGGCCCGCTCCCTCCCGCGCCACCTCCGCCGCGCTCcgtccttccctcccttcccagcgCCGTGACGAGGCTGTTAGAACTTCCGCGCTGGTGAACATCCACCGCCACCGCCTCGGCCATTTTGGGCTCCTCCGCTTCCCAGAGGAGGGGGCGTGGCTGGGGGCGCCGAAACCCCTTAACCCCTCTTCTGCCGGCGCCTTTTCGGCTgggggggcccggccgcccccccccgccccccccgtgCTCGGCCGCCCCTCGGGAGCGGAGATGTGGGTCTGTGTGCCCCCCACCCAGGTCCTGGTgctcaccccccgcccccccgcccccccagacCCCGGCACCGGGGACCTCTACGCGATGGACGACTCGCAGCTGGTGACCGACAAGTCCCCCCTGGAGGAGCCCCCCGACCTGCGCTGCGCCAGCCCCCCCCTCCACGCCGCCAGCCCCTTCAGCCTGCTGCCCGccagccccccgcccgccccgctgctCGCCGGCCCCGCCTCGCCGCCCCCCCTGCACGGTACGTGCCACACCAGGACGGGCCGGTGCCCCCGGCCGGCTGCTCGCCTGCCGCACCAGCTGGCCCCTgcgccggggggtgggggggtggccaCCCCGCTGGCCTCATCCTGCCCCCGCGGCACCTTTGTGTCCGGGCAGAGCAGGGGCCCCGCGCGTGCCAGCAcccgggctggggggctgcagccggtgctggcggggacccccccgggaATGAAGGGTGCACCAGCGCGGGCACGGGCGCAAGCCCCCACGGGGGTCCCCTCGGTGCCGCGGGTGCCCCCGGCCAGCGCGGGGATGGGGGGATGCGCAGCCACATCCCCCCCCAGGACAGGCGGGGGCTGTCTGGTGTCATGGGCGGAGCAGGAAGGCAGCCGCGCTCGGCGGTGACGTCCCTGACCTTGGCTCCGCAGACGGCAGCGTCGACCTCAACGGCAGCGGCCACGCGGGGCTGGAGGGGCTCAACCCTCCGCTGGGGCCGGAGTCCCCGGCCCCGTccgtggaggaggaggaggaggaggaagaggctgccGACAGCTGTCCCGAGACTTCGGCCGTGCCAGAAGCAGAGAGCGAGGAGGCCGCCCCGCTGAGCACGGCGGCAGCAGGTAAGGCCGAGAGCCCCCGCGGGAGCACCCCCCCCGGCCCGCGCGCCCCAGCCCAGCGCCCCGTCCCCTCTCGCGCAGGTGATGTCCCCCGCCGGCGCATCGCCACGCAGGAGGAGGTGCGCTTCCCGCTGCAGCACGGGTACGtgcccccgtccccccccgcggccggccccgcgccgcgccgctgccCCGGGCTGAAGCTCCTTGTGCCCAGGTGGAGACGGGAGGTGCGGATCAAGAAGGGGAACCACCGCTGGCAGGGCGAGACCTGGTACTACGGGCCCTGCGGGAAGAGGATGAAGCAGTTCCCGGAGGTGATCAAGGTACGGTGCCGGGGGGAGCAGGGCGGGGGCCCACACGGGGTCCCGCTCTGCCACAGGCCCCGCCAGAGCCCCTGGCTGCAGCAGGCGGACGCGGCTGAGCGCTGAGCCCCCGTCAcggccttcctcctcctcctcctccccctcctctcccagtaCCTGAGCAGGAACGTGGTGCAGGACGTCCGGCGCGAGCACTTCAGCTTCAGCCCCCGCATGCCGGTGGGAGATTTCTACGAGGAGCGGGACACTCCGGAGGTGGGTCTGGGGGCTGCGGAGccgccctgtgcccccccccagtGCTGTGCTGCCGGGGGTGACCCAGGTTTGTGCCGCAGGGTCTGCAGTGGGTGAAGCTGAGCCCCGAGGAGATCCCCTCGCGCATCCAGGCCATCACAGGCAAGCGCGGGCGACCCCGCAACGCCGAGAAGGCCAAGCCCAAGGAGCCGCCGGCTGCGAAACGCGGCCGGGGCCGTCCTCCCAAGGTCAAGATGGTCGACTTGCTGAGCAAGACGGACGCGCGGCTGCTGAAGAGGCTGGAAGCCCAAGgtacccccaccccagcccccccggctCAGGGCGGCTGGTGCAGCCCCTCACAGCCTGGCTCTGGTGGGACCCCGTGGCCGGTCCATCGTCACCTTCCTTCCCTGCTCTCGCAGAGGTGCTCAGCGACGAGGACAAGCTGAAAATGAgcaaaatcaagaagaaaatgagGCGGAAGGTACGAGCGGCTGCGCAGGGCTCGGGGTGGCTCTGGGGCCCCTCCGGGTCTGGGGCTTCCCTGGTGCGGGAAGGTCACCAGGTCCCTGAGCTGGTCTTGTCCCCTCCAGGCCAAGAACAAGCAGAAGCAGGAAGCCAAAGCGCCCAGAGCGAAGGAGGCCAAGAAGAAGTCCAAAGTGAGTCCGCAGGGTCCgagggggctgggaaggggcGAGGAGATGGAGCCGCTCTCCCCACGCGTCCGCGGTCCGTCCTCAGGCCAAGGAGAAGAAGAGCAAACCCGAGAAGGGCAAGGACAAAGCGCGGCCCAAGGAGAAGAAGGGCAAAGGGCCCCGCAAGGCGGACAAGGGGCTGGTGGCCCAGCGGCGCCtggaggagcggcggcggcagcagctcATCCTGGAGGAGATGAAGAAGCCCACGGAGGACATGTGCCTGGGGGACCATCAGGTGGGCTGGGGCGCAGGGGGCTTGGCTGGGCCTGCCCGCGGCCTCGCCGGCCCTGACggcccctctctcctcccctgcagcccctgccagccTTCTCCCGCATCCCGGGCCTCATCCTGCCCAGCCGCGCCTTCTCCAACTGCCTGACGGTCGTGGAGTTCCTCCAGAGCTACGGCAAGGTCCTGGGCTTCGACCCGGCCAAGGACGTGCCCAGCCTGTGCGCGCTGCAGGaggggctgctgggggtgggcgACAGCGCCGGCGAGGTGCAGGACCTGCTGGTGCGGCTGCTGCAGGCCGCGCTCTACGACCCCGGGCTGCCGCCGTACTGCCAGGTGAGCTCTtacccggccccggccccggccccggccccggccccggcccagccctgcccacgcTGGGGCGTCAGTGCCGGCGAGGCCCCGGCTGCTGCCGGCCCAGGACGGGGGGGCCCAGATTTGGGAGCTCTTGCTGCACCCCGCGCCCTCTCGCTGTGCCCGCCGGCCCCTGGCAGCCCTTGGGGtgctcctgcctggctctgcccagctgcctgggacccccccaggctTGTTCCCCCTTGGGCTCGGGGTCCTGGCCTGGTTTTCCCACCCACAGGGTGCTGGCGTCCTCCCCTTCTTGTTTTTATCCCTCCTGGCAACCCCCACCGTGGGGCAGGAGGAGACTCCCCGAAaccccctctctgctctgcccagTCCCTGAAGATCCTGGGGAGAAGGTGTCGGAGATCAGCCTGAACCGCGACACCGTCTCCGAGATCCTGCGCTGCTTCCTGACGGCGTACGGGGCGGGCGAGGACCTGTGCGAGGGGCTGCGGACCAAACCCTTCCAGGCGCTGCCGCCGGAGAAGAAAGCCGCCATCCTGGGCTTCCTGGTGAACGAGCTCAACAGCAGCGCCCTCATCATCAAGTGAGCGCGGGGAGGGGCAAACGCGCGCTGGCCCCTGCGGGCACAGCGCGGGCACGTTGGGGCTCGGCGGGGGCCCCTCTCCTTCCCGGGGGGGCTGCGTGGAGCCCCCCGCCGCAGCCAGCCCCCCTCTCCTCGCAGCGAGATCGACAAGACCCTGGAGAACATGTCCAACTACAGGAAGAACAAGTGGATCATCGAGGGCCGGCTGCgcaggtgggtggggggggggcggcgggggggtctCGGGGTGAATTCTGGGGCGCCGCGGTGTAACCGCGGGGCTCGGCGTGCCGGGGAGCGCCGTGCGCGCGAGGACGGGCGGCGGACGCCTCTGCGGTGTCTCGGCAGGTTGAAGGTGGCCCTGGCCAAGAAGACGGGACGTCCCGAGTCCGACATCACGGGCCTGGAGGACGGGCGGCGCCGGCGCAGCTCCCGCCTGACCGAGGAGACCGgcctggagatggaggaggaggaggagacccGCGGACGGAAATCCcgcagggaggaggaggtggggtggCCGCGGGGTCCGCAGCTCCCGGCGGGGGACGCCGCTCTCGGGGGTCCCTTCCCCGCCCGGCCGCGCTTCCCTGACGGGTCCCGTCCCCTCCCCAGGCCGACACGTCTGCGTCCAGCGTCCCCGAGCTCGAGAGGCAGATCGAGAAGCTGGCCAAGGTGAGCGGGCGGTGGAGGGCCGGGGCTTCGGCCCCCacctgggggctgcggggcccgTCACCGCCCTGCGCTCTCCCCACAGAGGCAGATGTTCTTCCGCAAGAAGCTGCTCCATTCCTCGCAGACGCTGCGAGCGGCTTCGCTGGGCCAGGACCGGTACCGGCGGCGGTACTGGGTCCTGCCCCACCTGGGCGGCATCTTCGTGGAGGGCGCAGAGGgtgagctggggaggggctgcgggggggacCCCGCTGGCCAGGAGAGGACCCCGcttctcacctcctcctcctcttcctcacagtgGCTGAGCCAGCACCGCAGGAGCCCCCAGAGGAGAAGGCGTCCCCCACGTCTCCGCGGTGAAGGAGGAGCCGGTGGATGTGCCCGTTCCCAGCCGGACGAACTGCACAGCCTCGCGCTCCCGTGGCCGACCCCGCAAGAGCAAAGAGGAGCTGTCGCAGCACTGCGGGCCCAGGCCCCCCCCCGTCAACGGGGTCCTGGAGGAGTCGATGCCGCTGGGGCAGAGCCAGCACGACCTCAGCCAGTCCGCCTTCCTCTCCTGGCTGAGCCAGACGCAGTCGTCCCTGCTCAAGGGCTCCGTCCTCACCCCAGACAGCAGCCCCGGCAAGGGGGACACGGGGCTCCCGCCGCTCGAGGCCCCGTCGGACCCcacggaggaggaagaggaggaggaagaggaggagagcgcCCCAGAGGCTGCAGAAAAGCGGGGACCCTGG
Proteins encoded in this region:
- the BAZ2A gene encoding LOW QUALITY PROTEIN: bromodomain adjacent to zinc finger domain protein 2A (The sequence of the model RefSeq protein was modified relative to this genomic sequence to represent the inferred CDS: inserted 4 bases in 4 codons; deleted 2 bases in 1 codon); amino-acid sequence: METNNHFNFTGLSSAPAASGPKPTPASGDSPFAHGSPLSFPPQGKSLNGGMNVNGFSTVSHPSTSGTFAXSSPPAGTPPLRPYDCLWDYAPYPPAAGLKDGSPRPPLSGLGQFPLNGVAGGSRPASPGHGTNLRGAGQEFWGNGTPGPMGLNFDSQELYDSFHDQSFELMPNGPAGFYTAAQPSPMLGSGSQPFSLPPDEPGAGDGDADAAAKELPPAIAENGXGLVGSLELEEAQPDLKICGYNGSVPGAVPLGQEGPVLPPGVGSGCLGDTSPIAPRLEDTPILSEDPLEPFESLARDPGTGDLYAMDDSQLVTDKSPLEEPPDLRCASPPLHAASPFSLLPASPPPAPLLAGPASPPPLHDGSVDLNGSGHAGLEGLNPPLGPESPAPSVEEEEEEEEAADSCPETSAVPEAESEEAAPLSTAAAGDVPRRRIATQEEVRFPLQHGWRREVRIKKGNHRWQGETWYYGPCGKRMKQFPEVIKYLSRNVVQDVRREHFSFSPRMPVGDFYEERDTPEGLQWVKLSPEEIPSRIQAITGKRGRPRNAEKAKPKEPPAAKRGRGRPPKVKMVDLLSKTDARLLKRLEAQEVLSDEDKLKMSKIKKKMRRKAKNKQKQEAKAPRAKEAKKKSKAKEKKSKPEKGKDKARPKEKKGKGPRKADKGLVAQRRLEERRRQQLILEEMKKPTEDMCLGDHQPLPAFSRIPGLILPSRAFSNCLTVVEFLQSYGKVLGFDPAKDVPSLCALQEGLLGVGDSAGEVQDLLVRLLQAALYDPGLPPYCQSLKIXGEKVSEISLNRDTVSEILRCFLTAYGAGEDLCEGLRTKPFQALPPEKKAAILGFLVNELNSSALIINEIDKTLENMSNYRKNKWIIEGRLRRLKVALAKKTGRPESDITGLEDGRRRRSSRLTEETGLEMEEEEETRGRKSRREEEADTSASSVPELERQIEKLAKRQMFFRKKLLHSSQTLRAASLGQDRYRRRYWVLPHLGGIFVEGAEVAEPAPQEPPEEKXVPHVSAVKEEPVDVPVPSRTNCTASRSRGRPRKSKEELSQHCGPRPPPVNGVLEESMPLGQSQHDLSQSAFLSWLSQTQSSLLKGSVLTPDSSPGKGDTGLPPLEAPSDPTEEEEEEEEEESAPEAAEKRGPWFNLLPRTPCDDRAPLATSSAEPSPRATAQPRSQPRGDLPKGLARQLNGLPADDPAAPLLASTPVHAGARAHGACPRSRGSLEKLQDLPGQPKRRGRPPTKFFKQIEQKYLTQLTEQPVPPEMRSGWWWVQDPEELEAVARALHPRGIREKALHKHLTKHKEFLREICLRSTTDPIFHPRPEAAGAAVSQEALAQWSVMERAYETDLSVLQWVEELEQRVLMADLQIRGWTCPGPDSTRDDLRYCEHKVEPLEDITVRSRRDGLPLRRERTNPLDLAVLRLAALEQNVERRYLKEPLWPLHEVVVEKAVLSGPEELSLGPTEIAYEITPRVRTWRQTLERCRSAAQVSLCIYQLEKSIAWEKSVNRVTCLVCRRGDDDEHLLLCDGCDRGCHLYCHRPKMTEVPEGDWFCSVCVSRAGEYRDPISPRRGKKRKRGRLFAGSVAEEEESPRRRPASRRREGLPPAPRYAGEGLSPAKRRGATPRGPPSDLTFCEIILMEMESHEDAWPFLEPVNPRLVPGYRKIIKNPMDFATMRTRLLRGGYSSSEEFAADAMLVFDNCQTFNEDDSAVGKAGHAMRKFFESRHVSDPSGFFPSWESFRESPYRSRDQSHF